AATCCAGATAGTCTGGTGGAGTCactgtttgtgcctgtgtgtgctgctgatGGTGTTCCTGCAGGTCTGAGCAGCCATGGAGCGCGGTCGCTCCTGCCCCACGCTGTGCTCGCGGTCGTCGGCCTACACCCTCGCCCTGGGCCTGGGCTGCGTCACCATGGGAACCAGTCGCATCCTGCTGCTCAGGTTCTCTGCGAATGCAGGTGGATGAAGTTCTTTATTATGTTTCTGTTCACATCAGCAAACATGTGAAAGCCTCACGtcgtgtttttgtctttgacaGAGAACAAGTACGACTTCCTGCCTGCGTCTGTCAATCTCTTCGCTGAGGCCATCAAACTCCTCTTCTGCCTGGTGATGTCTCTCAGGGTCATAGTGCGAGGTGAGCGTCACATGTCACAGCTGCGTCGGATGTCACAGCTGATGTGTGTGACGTGTCTGTGTGAACtcgtcttgtttgtttgtttgtttgtttgtttggacagAGGGACGATCCTGCAGAGAACTGGGCTATTCCTCGCTCTCGTCCTTCCTCAGCTCCCTGAAGTGGGCGGTCCCGGCTTTCCTTTACTTTCTAGACAACCTCATCATCTTCTTCGTGCTCACCTACATTCAGCCTGTGAGTAAACGCCAGCAACATAAGGAAATACAACTTTCTCAACTCAAACAACATGCAGTATTCTTTAAATAATGACTTCTCAGGGTTCATTAttcagctttattttgaaacgtTGTTTTATGATGCACATGAAGTCActgttttacacacagacaagaaGCAGCAAGAAGTTGGCCGTGAGATTCATAGTGAAAACTTAGCTACCAGTGGAGATACTGgagaagtgtttgtttttaaccacTCAGTAAAAgtctcacctcataaaatcaaTGCCAACTtaagtgaatcattttaaaatctaaGGGTCAGTTTAAgctaaagtgaccacacgaggcagcagaggaccagcagttAAGTCTATGACTTAAAAGTAGATTCCATAAAACATGAGCTCCTGtgattcctcttctctccaggcCATGGCAGTGTTGTTCTCTAACTTTGTCATCCTCACCACGGCTGTGCTCTTCAGAGTTGTGTTGAAGTAAGTCACTTTACAACGATATGacgtttaaattaaattaaattaaattaaattaaattaaattaaattaaattaaattaaattaaatgagtaAACAAAGCATTCCTGGTCTTGTCCTCCAGGCGGCGTCTGTCCTGGGTCCAGTGGGCAGCGTTACTGGTCCTCTTCCTGTCCATCGCGTCCCTGACGACGGGATCGGGAAGCAGCCAGAGCGCCGGCGCTGTCCACCGCGTCCACCTGAACGCCCTGTCCACCCCGTCCAACTCCTGTGTGCTCTACACGCAGCTGCTGGAGCAGATGAGGAACAGCAGCAGGTGATTTATTCACTCCATGATTCtgatcagtgttttaaataaattgattttaaagAACAATGTGAGGAGACGTCTCTGTCTCCTGTCGTCTCCTGTCGTCTCGTCAGTGAGTCGTGGTCGTCGTCTGCGTCCGTCCAGGCGTGGAGCGACAGTGTCGCGGGGAGACTGCGGTCTTTCGGAGTCGGTCacgttctgctgctgctgcagtgcgTCGTCGCGTCCATGGCCAACATCTACAACGAGAAGATCCTCAAAGAGGGAGAGCAGCTGACGGAGAGCATCTTCATCCAGAACAGCAAactgtaagacacacacacacacacacacacacacacacacacagacacagcttcCTCTCTgtaacccctcctcctcctggttgcCATAGATACGGCTTCGGCGTGGTGTTTAACGCTCTCACCCTGGGGCTCGGCAGCGAGGCGCGAGGTCTCACGGCTCACTGCGGCCTCCTGCACGGACACAACGTCTTCTctctggctctggttctggTCACTGGTGAGTCACAGACACGGAGCATTTTCAGATTAGATGACATCAGATTATTAATCCCACATTCACTTGTTACAACAGGAAAAGAATCAGAgacaaaaagcaacaaaaccAAGTATTGATGagtatgaaatatgaatataattaacaataaaatacaaaatagaaata
This genomic window from Solea senegalensis isolate Sse05_10M unplaced genomic scaffold, IFAPA_SoseM_1 scf7180000016108, whole genome shotgun sequence contains:
- the slc35a5 gene encoding probable UDP-sugar transporter protein SLC35A5; the protein is MERGRSCPTLCSRSSAYTLALGLGCVTMGTSRILLLRFSANAENKYDFLPASVNLFAEAIKLLFCLVMSLRVIVREGRSCRELGYSSLSSFLSSLKWAVPAFLYFLDNLIIFFVLTYIQPAMAVLFSNFVILTTAVLFRVVLKRRLSWVQWAALLVLFLSIASLTTGSGSSQSAGAVHRVHLNALSTPSNSCVLYTQLLEQMRNSSSESWSSSASVQAWSDSVAGRLRSFGVGHVLLLLQCVVASMANIYNEKILKEGEQLTESIFIQNSKLYGFGVVFNALTLGLGSEARGLTAHCGLLHGHNVFSLALVLVTAALGLSVAFILKFRDNMFHVLTGQVTTVLVAALSYFLFEFRPSLDFFLQAPVVLLSIFIYNASRPKDPEYSLQQEKLRVINGEVFERSRGDGEELELLSKPNSDSESEEESL